A window of the Haloquadratum walsbyi C23 genome harbors these coding sequences:
- the cofC gene encoding 2-phospho-L-lactate guanylyltransferase, with protein MHVIVPYTDVSPKTRLDSILTASERTAFAQAMLYDVISTLQSNGHTVELLIPTETVMQAREQRDQADQRDQETIIDSTGVSTEAVSTSTSTHADTTEHNAASDNYVSQSPTHTLSVTPEAIMRILRDDDDPDNETSTQERDGDKEYIDITVDTAQNQIQSNQIVVTADDRALTPAVNSCLNRLSDTETPFSELAVVMADLALITPTAIERLFAREGDIVLAPGRGGGTNAIVVRHPAFRVDYHGTSYRDHYQAATDASLSVGVVDSMRLGTDIDEPTDLPEVLLHNNGMSSVWLQSAGIELNLDDNTGRVGITRERKNEDVD; from the coding sequence ATGCACGTCATTGTTCCATATACAGATGTTTCACCGAAGACACGGCTTGACTCGATACTCACAGCATCTGAACGAACTGCATTTGCACAGGCAATGCTGTATGATGTTATTTCCACACTACAGAGTAATGGGCATACTGTTGAGCTTCTTATACCGACAGAGACGGTGATGCAAGCAAGAGAGCAACGAGATCAAGCAGATCAACGAGATCAAGAGACAATCATAGATTCGACCGGGGTGAGTACTGAAGCGGTATCAACATCTACGTCGACTCATGCGGATACAACAGAACACAATGCTGCAAGTGATAATTACGTGTCACAGTCGCCGACACATACACTGAGTGTTACCCCTGAGGCTATTATGAGAATTCTTAGAGACGATGATGATCCTGATAACGAGACGAGTACTCAAGAGAGAGATGGCGATAAGGAATATATTGATATTACAGTTGATACCGCGCAAAATCAAATACAATCCAATCAGATTGTTGTAACGGCTGATGATCGAGCGCTGACGCCTGCGGTCAATAGCTGTCTAAATCGGTTATCTGATACAGAGACTCCATTCAGTGAACTTGCAGTGGTGATGGCTGATCTTGCGCTTATCACACCCACAGCAATCGAACGGCTATTCGCTCGAGAGGGAGATATTGTGCTTGCCCCTGGCCGTGGCGGGGGGACAAACGCGATTGTTGTCAGACATCCAGCGTTCAGGGTCGATTATCACGGCACATCATATCGAGACCACTACCAAGCAGCGACTGACGCGTCTCTTTCAGTCGGTGTTGTTGATTCAATGCGCTTGGGAACTGATATCGATGAACCCACAGACCTTCCAGAAGTGCTACTTCACAACAATGGGATGTCTTCTGTATGGCTCCAATCAGCCGGGATTGAGCTCAATCTTGATGATAATACGGGACGTGTCGGTATCACACGTGAACGTAAGAATGAAGATGTTGATTGA
- the engB gene encoding GTP-binding protein EngB, whose translation MFETRPDCDEVVLLGRSNVGKSTLMRELTGHTGFTTGRKPGVTRSPNHYDWASESFMFTDLPGFGFMSGVESSQREQIKTDIVRYIESNAESILAAVLVIDGKSAVEIIDRHSGPDEIPHDIELFSFLWELDLPTVVAVNKIDKVENKDNQLDDLCDRLGLYPPWQQWQDTIAPISAKRGSIEPLEEALQAIFSDQRRDDLLKFVT comes from the coding sequence ATGTTTGAAACTCGCCCAGATTGTGATGAGGTTGTTCTTCTCGGTCGGTCAAACGTTGGTAAATCAACATTAATGCGTGAACTAACTGGTCACACTGGATTCACAACCGGGAGAAAACCTGGCGTGACACGATCACCAAATCATTATGATTGGGCTTCTGAATCGTTCATGTTCACCGACCTTCCTGGATTTGGGTTCATGTCCGGAGTCGAAAGTAGTCAGCGCGAGCAGATCAAGACCGATATCGTCCGGTATATCGAATCAAACGCCGAATCAATCCTTGCTGCGGTTCTTGTCATTGATGGAAAAAGTGCTGTTGAGATCATCGACCGACATTCCGGACCTGATGAGATTCCCCATGACATCGAGTTGTTTAGTTTTCTCTGGGAACTTGATCTACCGACTGTGGTTGCGGTAAATAAGATCGACAAGGTTGAGAATAAAGATAATCAACTTGATGATCTCTGTGATCGCCTTGGCTTATACCCACCATGGCAACAATGGCAAGATACAATTGCTCCAATCAGCGCAAAGCGGGGGTCAATCGAACCGCTTGAAGAAGCACTTCAAGCAATATTCAGCGATCAACGACGTGATGATCTCTTAAAATTTGTTACGTAA
- a CDS encoding M67 family metallopeptidase codes for MIEIPSECYNTILAQSYSHTTEICGVLSGIYHDSESVVTAVYPATNAAETPRTRYEIDPEELMTIFDMIHDTGREVIGFYHSHPDGPLTPSETDSAQATWSGHSYAICCYDDAQREYGHSMNKYPSDTAPVKPMSVDSCPVGANWYTYNTNTDTNDETDTDRQSTKDTHYHPISTDTDHTHHLGSWRWDGNQFHEESVIIT; via the coding sequence ATGATTGAAATCCCATCGGAATGTTATAATACAATTCTCGCGCAATCATACTCACACACCACTGAGATTTGCGGTGTCCTCTCTGGGATATATCATGACTCTGAAAGCGTAGTCACGGCTGTATACCCAGCGACAAATGCTGCTGAAACGCCGCGTACGCGGTATGAAATTGACCCTGAGGAACTTATGACAATCTTTGATATGATTCATGACACCGGTCGGGAGGTAATTGGATTCTATCATAGTCATCCAGACGGTCCATTAACCCCAAGTGAGACTGATAGTGCGCAGGCGACGTGGAGTGGGCATTCATATGCAATCTGTTGTTATGATGATGCTCAGCGTGAATACGGACACAGCATGAATAAATATCCCAGTGATACTGCACCGGTCAAGCCAATGTCAGTAGATTCCTGCCCGGTGGGAGCAAACTGGTATACATATAATACTAATACCGATACGAATGATGAGACCGACACTGATCGACAGTCAACCAAGGACACTCACTACCACCCAATATCAACAGACACTGACCACACTCACCATCTTGGGTCATGGCGATGGGATGGCAATCAGTTCCATGAAGAAAGCGTCATTATTACGTAA
- a CDS encoding rhodanese-like domain-containing protein, whose protein sequence is MVSEIDPETVKHQLENNSHAAERLQIIDIRSQVQFEQGHLPEAINIPLDKLPHRIEEIEWSQHIVVACPIGQSSIQAARLIQSYEDVPHDARIQSMAGGYDAWEYELVQES, encoded by the coding sequence ATGGTGTCTGAGATTGATCCTGAGACAGTCAAACACCAACTGGAGAATAACAGTCATGCTGCTGAGCGACTGCAGATCATCGATATTCGCTCACAAGTGCAGTTTGAGCAAGGACACCTCCCTGAGGCAATTAATATTCCTTTAGATAAGTTGCCACATCGCATCGAGGAAATCGAGTGGAGTCAGCACATCGTCGTTGCATGTCCGATTGGACAATCATCGATTCAAGCAGCACGTCTGATTCAAAGTTATGAGGATGTCCCTCACGATGCAAGAATTCAGAGTATGGCTGGTGGATATGATGCATGGGAATACGAACTCGTTCAAGAAAGTTGA
- a CDS encoding coenzyme F420-0:L-glutamate ligase, translating into MELFAVSNLPEVNQGDDLAALITEQVDLRSDDIICVASTIVSKAEGRTANLDRFSPGPRARELTTALDSDIDPRFTQAVLEESVEVILESPFLLTETRFGHIGVNAGIDRSNVPDADLLLLPKSPTESAQRLHEGLPANRIIVTDTCGRPFRHGQRGVALGWAGLPPARDWRGETDRDGRELSATVENVVDELAAASNLLTGEGDDGTPVVVIRDFEWGDHGSSDAHFRDVDTDFVRQAVRGWSYA; encoded by the coding sequence ATGGAATTGTTTGCAGTTAGTAATCTTCCAGAGGTGAATCAGGGCGATGACCTCGCAGCGTTGATTACTGAACAGGTTGATCTCAGATCAGACGATATTATTTGTGTTGCTTCAACGATTGTTTCAAAAGCTGAGGGACGGACTGCGAATCTCGACCGTTTTTCACCGGGTCCACGTGCTAGAGAACTCACAACGGCGCTTGATTCAGACATAGATCCGCGATTCACCCAGGCTGTTCTTGAAGAGAGTGTTGAAGTTATTCTTGAATCACCATTCCTCCTTACTGAGACACGGTTTGGTCACATCGGAGTCAACGCAGGGATTGATCGGTCAAACGTTCCTGACGCAGACTTATTATTACTGCCGAAATCGCCGACAGAGAGTGCTCAGCGTCTTCATGAGGGATTACCAGCTAATCGGATTATCGTTACCGATACATGCGGGCGACCGTTTCGTCATGGACAGCGCGGTGTTGCACTCGGGTGGGCAGGGCTTCCACCAGCTCGTGATTGGCGCGGGGAAACAGACCGAGACGGTCGTGAGCTGAGTGCAACCGTCGAGAACGTCGTTGACGAGCTTGCTGCTGCGTCAAATCTTCTCACAGGCGAGGGTGATGATGGAACACCTGTCGTTGTTATTCGTGACTTCGAGTGGGGCGATCATGGAAGTAGTGATGCTCACTTTCGAGATGTCGATACAGACTTTGTGCGCCAGGCTGTCCGGGGGTGGTCATATGCGTGA
- a CDS encoding 5,10-methylenetetrahydromethanopterin reductase, whose amino-acid sequence MRDIAPDRPTLGVELTPEVPIPTVVDRGVIAEDAGYDGAFISCHYNNRDPFAALARLAGQTDTLHIGPGVANPYELHPVTLASKTATVAELTNGRALFGIGPGDPSTLQNLGLTDERGLRSVLEAFKSAEDLWAGERITHEGTFEANDAGLNFSVPGEIPVYIGGEGPHMCRMSGKHADGLLFNGSHPADLAWASDRVAEGIEDRPSEYDEFELLAYASVSVADDAEAAREAARPPVAYITAGAAPPVLDRHNIDASLAKSIGKKIGAGDFSEAFEAVTPKMIDAFCIAGDLTAVTDQIADVLEQTDGIIIGSPIGPTPEQAIELAATAFEQAH is encoded by the coding sequence ATGCGTGATATCGCTCCGGACCGACCGACACTTGGTGTCGAATTAACACCTGAGGTCCCTATTCCAACGGTCGTTGATCGTGGAGTGATAGCCGAGGACGCTGGATATGATGGAGCATTTATTTCCTGTCATTATAACAATCGGGATCCATTCGCAGCGTTAGCGCGGCTAGCTGGACAAACGGACACGCTTCATATTGGTCCGGGTGTTGCAAATCCATACGAACTTCATCCTGTTACGTTAGCATCGAAAACAGCAACAGTCGCTGAACTAACCAATGGGCGTGCACTCTTTGGGATTGGTCCTGGCGACCCTTCAACATTACAAAACCTTGGTTTGACAGATGAGCGTGGTCTGCGGTCAGTTCTTGAGGCATTCAAATCAGCCGAAGATCTCTGGGCAGGCGAACGTATCACACACGAGGGGACATTTGAAGCGAACGATGCTGGATTGAATTTCTCTGTTCCTGGTGAAATCCCGGTCTATATTGGTGGTGAGGGTCCGCATATGTGTCGAATGTCTGGAAAACATGCTGATGGATTGTTATTCAATGGATCGCATCCTGCCGATCTTGCGTGGGCAAGCGACCGGGTCGCTGAGGGCATTGAGGATCGACCATCAGAATACGATGAGTTCGAGTTATTAGCATACGCCAGCGTCAGTGTCGCAGATGATGCAGAAGCGGCTCGTGAGGCTGCCCGCCCACCGGTTGCGTATATTACTGCTGGGGCTGCTCCGCCCGTGCTTGACCGACATAATATTGATGCATCGCTTGCTAAATCGATTGGTAAAAAGATTGGTGCAGGTGACTTCTCAGAGGCATTTGAGGCTGTGACACCTAAGATGATTGACGCATTCTGTATCGCTGGTGACCTAACAGCAGTAACCGACCAGATAGCAGATGTACTTGAACAGACAGATGGAATTATTATCGGGTCACCGATTGGTCCAACGCCGGAACAGGCAATTGAATTGGCTGCAACTGCGTTTGAGCAGGCTCATTGA
- a CDS encoding DUF7573 domain-containing protein — MTRDRSLDEFIDAGVADDVSDSDNDANTEIGSDSNSEPNDTGDETTPTDDTRTEDHTTTDSTATAVATSADTTTTESETRDDISPAVATLRCDPNGISCPQCGDVVTQRWRAQQQGKNDTTYICGDCKNW, encoded by the coding sequence GTGACACGGGATCGTTCTCTTGATGAATTCATTGATGCAGGAGTGGCTGATGATGTCTCTGATAGTGACAATGATGCAAACACCGAGATTGGTTCCGATTCGAATTCCGAGCCTAACGATACAGGTGATGAGACAACACCGACAGATGATACGCGTACTGAAGATCATACCACAACTGACTCGACAGCAACTGCTGTTGCGACGTCGGCTGATACTACTACTACTGAGTCTGAGACACGAGATGATATCTCTCCAGCTGTGGCAACGCTTCGATGTGATCCAAATGGGATTTCATGCCCTCAGTGTGGGGACGTTGTCACACAACGCTGGCGGGCACAACAGCAAGGCAAAAACGACACCACATATATTTGTGGAGATTGCAAGAACTGGTAA
- the mutL gene encoding DNA mismatch repair endonuclease MutL, giving the protein MSNQGDTESSKTTICRLDDEMIAAVAAAEVITRPADVVAELIENALDAGADRIDISVTGDGTDQLVVRDNGQGMSKQDAILAVQRHTTSKINATKQAAGEITPTTQDGIIPPVETLGFRGEALASIATVGTLEIETNNGGPCGTMIKTNGPTAESVEPTGRACGTTITVDNLFEAVPARQEALASSQAEFARISKLVSHYALLHPMTAISLQHDGNDVLSTSGDGYTSALLGVYDREIAAQSTTIESTQTIDIDTKSSQITQTATIEINGVLVHPTVTRANRNAVSIAIDGRPVNNETLITAIMNGYSDLLPGGQHPIAAVTVSLPGSLTDHNVHPRKQTVRIQTADLIADMIETSVSDALSTVDQRQIDTLSTELDVSLEALTDADQTSSAAVADADVLGQFQELYLLCSLDDTLLIVDQHAAHERITYERLCATVDETLPTVTIDPPVTVSLTPGQYSTLDCITDQLMTYGYEYTKRDDAQNTHKAINVHSVPAPLGQPAAPVSIRDAIDALQNDDTPSVAHERTDTLAELACHQSLRAGEILDSPAADELLNQLGACENPYACPHGRPVVLTVDEMDLVRAFGRRNTRRD; this is encoded by the coding sequence ATGAGTAATCAAGGGGACACAGAGAGCAGTAAGACAACCATCTGCCGTCTCGATGATGAAATGATTGCAGCAGTCGCCGCAGCGGAAGTCATTACTCGACCAGCAGACGTTGTTGCCGAGTTGATCGAAAATGCACTCGACGCCGGCGCAGACCGAATTGATATATCAGTAACTGGCGATGGGACCGATCAACTCGTTGTTCGTGATAACGGTCAGGGAATGTCAAAGCAGGATGCTATCCTTGCAGTGCAGCGACATACAACGAGTAAGATCAACGCAACAAAACAGGCAGCCGGTGAAATCACACCAACAACACAAGACGGTATTATTCCACCAGTTGAGACACTTGGATTTCGCGGTGAAGCCCTTGCAAGTATCGCAACTGTGGGCACTCTTGAAATTGAAACAAATAATGGAGGTCCATGTGGGACAATGATCAAGACAAATGGTCCGACCGCTGAGAGTGTTGAACCAACTGGACGGGCATGTGGAACAACTATTACCGTTGATAATCTGTTTGAAGCAGTTCCAGCCAGACAAGAAGCGCTTGCCTCATCGCAAGCAGAATTCGCGCGGATTAGTAAACTCGTCTCGCACTATGCATTATTGCACCCTATGACTGCGATATCGCTCCAGCATGATGGAAACGACGTCCTCTCTACATCTGGAGATGGATACACGTCTGCATTGCTTGGCGTGTATGATCGTGAGATAGCAGCACAAAGTACAACCATTGAATCTACACAGACCATTGATATAGACACTAAATCCAGTCAAATCACGCAGACTGCCACGATTGAAATCAATGGCGTGCTTGTTCATCCAACAGTCACACGTGCAAACCGCAATGCGGTCTCGATAGCGATTGACGGACGACCAGTCAATAATGAGACGCTTATTACGGCGATTATGAATGGCTATAGTGACCTCCTCCCAGGTGGGCAACATCCAATCGCGGCAGTGACAGTTTCACTTCCAGGGTCACTGACCGATCACAATGTCCATCCACGAAAACAGACGGTGCGAATTCAAACCGCTGATTTGATTGCAGATATGATTGAGACAAGTGTTAGTGACGCGTTATCAACAGTTGATCAGCGCCAGATAGACACTCTCTCGACAGAACTCGATGTATCGCTTGAAGCACTCACTGATGCTGATCAGACCTCTTCGGCTGCTGTCGCGGACGCGGATGTTCTTGGGCAATTTCAGGAATTATATCTTCTATGTTCCCTTGATGATACGCTTCTTATTGTCGACCAACACGCTGCTCATGAGCGGATAACATATGAGCGACTCTGTGCAACTGTTGATGAGACGCTTCCGACTGTCACGATTGACCCACCGGTTACCGTTTCACTTACGCCAGGACAGTATTCGACACTGGATTGCATCACAGACCAGCTTATGACATACGGCTATGAGTATACGAAACGTGATGATGCTCAGAATACACACAAAGCAATCAATGTGCATTCGGTTCCGGCGCCGCTTGGACAGCCAGCAGCTCCCGTGAGTATTCGTGATGCAATTGACGCACTGCAAAATGATGACACGCCCTCAGTAGCTCATGAACGAACTGACACACTCGCCGAACTTGCCTGTCACCAATCACTCCGTGCCGGTGAGATATTAGACTCGCCTGCGGCTGATGAGCTTCTGAACCAACTTGGGGCATGTGAAAATCCATATGCCTGTCCACACGGACGTCCAGTAGTGCTCACCGTTGATGAGATGGATCTCGTCCGTGCATTTGGACGCCGTAATACTCGAAGAGACTAA
- the mutS gene encoding DNA mismatch repair protein MutS — protein sequence MTTGTDTDVDAGTDLEPQPEGPPEKMLTRRTELTPMLSQYLDCCEAHPDALVLFQVGDFYEAFCEAATTVAQVCEVTLTQREDSTGTYRMAGVPIDNATSYIEALLSADFRVAIAEQVEEAEATSGLVDRAVTNIITPGTVTNGDLLTDAAATYLGAVSITDSDGDASEMTGAIATVDVSTGACRVTSVEHDQIYEELSRLRPAELLIGPEVDTKTIESSSLPFETMQTTHNSGAFELAAATQTLEAYVDEPTAFLSSAERRAVGAVLDYAEYTQGDCGPLEYVSRIRRYKTDTALRVDATAIQSLELFDSRQPYGETLIETIDETSSALGRRTLESWLRRPLADHEAIKTRHDAVAALAENPLVVETLTEKLSHIYDLERLTARTAREQADARDMRSLLQSLDSIPEIKSALIEVLTETELPAETLEQLQAELDSLDDIRTLIDTAVCSDPPQTVTDGDVIAKGFNDDLDDIREREEAGREWVSELETRERERTGIDSLEVGYTEVHGYYIEVTNPNLDHVPNEYTRRQTLKNAERFYTPALKRREDEIIAASNRADKLEYELFCDIRAEVAAETSRLQAVADAIGRLDALVSFATIAISHAYVRPEITADTLDIEAGRHPVVEQTQAEFVPNGITFEKGHIAMITGPNMSGKSTYMRQIAHICILAQAGSFVPADAAQIPVLDRIFTRIGASDDISGGESTFMREMSEMTDILHNATESSLILLDEVGRGTSTTDGRAIARATVEFIHNEIGARTLFTTHYHDLTTVTGSLPSAFNLHFKVHRETHPDNDASVTFLHRVTSGAADSSYGVEVAKLAGVPTPVVEQAQRYIHTEGENYTEISEQGTHHHDDLTHAEMVSVDHDNQQNQASDDDEIARSPRGADTNTDAGINQSDASANIDVLKSLRDIDIARMTPLEALNMLENLQRRLDE from the coding sequence ATGACAACAGGCACCGATACTGACGTCGACGCTGGCACTGATCTCGAGCCACAACCTGAGGGACCGCCAGAGAAGATGCTCACACGACGGACAGAATTAACACCAATGCTGTCACAGTATCTTGATTGCTGTGAGGCTCACCCAGATGCTCTTGTATTATTTCAGGTTGGTGACTTCTATGAGGCATTCTGTGAGGCCGCAACAACAGTCGCTCAAGTGTGTGAGGTAACTCTAACACAGCGTGAGGACTCAACAGGGACCTATCGGATGGCGGGTGTCCCTATCGATAATGCTACATCATATATTGAAGCGTTATTATCGGCTGACTTTCGAGTCGCTATCGCTGAGCAAGTTGAAGAGGCTGAGGCGACAAGTGGACTTGTTGATCGGGCAGTAACAAATATCATTACACCGGGCACTGTCACCAATGGTGACCTCCTTACCGATGCAGCGGCAACGTACCTTGGCGCTGTGAGTATAACCGACTCAGATGGTGACGCCTCGGAGATGACTGGAGCAATCGCAACAGTCGATGTCTCGACAGGTGCGTGCCGTGTAACTAGCGTTGAACATGATCAAATCTATGAAGAGTTAAGCCGACTCAGACCAGCGGAGTTACTTATTGGTCCTGAAGTTGACACGAAAACGATTGAGTCTTCATCGCTTCCTTTTGAGACGATGCAGACAACACATAACTCGGGGGCGTTTGAGCTTGCAGCAGCGACTCAGACACTCGAAGCGTATGTTGATGAACCAACAGCATTCCTTTCATCTGCTGAGCGGCGAGCAGTCGGGGCAGTTCTCGATTACGCTGAGTATACACAAGGTGACTGTGGACCACTTGAGTACGTCTCACGAATTAGACGATATAAAACAGATACTGCTCTCCGAGTTGATGCGACCGCAATACAAAGTCTAGAGCTTTTTGACTCCCGGCAACCGTATGGTGAGACACTCATTGAGACCATCGATGAAACGTCATCAGCGCTTGGCCGCCGGACGCTTGAATCGTGGCTTCGACGACCACTCGCAGATCATGAAGCAATCAAGACACGTCATGATGCTGTTGCTGCACTTGCTGAGAATCCGCTTGTTGTTGAGACACTTACAGAAAAATTGTCACACATATATGATCTCGAACGTCTCACCGCTCGGACTGCGCGTGAGCAAGCGGATGCGCGTGACATGCGGTCACTGTTGCAGAGCCTTGACAGCATTCCAGAGATTAAATCAGCACTCATAGAGGTACTCACAGAGACAGAGCTGCCGGCTGAAACACTCGAACAGTTACAGGCTGAGCTTGATTCGCTTGACGATATCCGGACACTCATCGATACAGCAGTCTGCTCGGACCCACCACAAACAGTGACTGATGGTGATGTTATTGCTAAGGGATTTAATGACGATCTTGATGATATACGGGAAAGAGAGGAGGCTGGACGTGAGTGGGTAAGTGAGCTTGAGACCCGCGAACGTGAGCGAACTGGGATTGATTCACTAGAAGTTGGGTATACAGAGGTACATGGATACTATATTGAGGTCACAAATCCAAATCTCGACCACGTCCCTAATGAATATACTCGTCGACAAACACTGAAAAACGCTGAGCGGTTCTATACACCCGCATTAAAACGCCGTGAAGATGAGATTATCGCCGCATCAAACCGAGCAGATAAACTTGAATATGAACTGTTCTGTGATATTCGCGCAGAGGTCGCAGCAGAAACAAGTCGGTTGCAAGCAGTAGCAGACGCAATCGGACGTCTCGATGCGCTCGTTTCATTCGCGACTATTGCGATATCACATGCATATGTCCGCCCAGAAATAACCGCAGATACACTTGACATTGAGGCAGGTCGTCATCCCGTTGTTGAGCAGACACAAGCAGAGTTCGTGCCAAATGGAATTACCTTCGAAAAAGGTCATATCGCGATGATTACCGGACCAAATATGAGTGGTAAATCAACATATATGCGACAGATAGCACATATCTGTATTCTTGCACAAGCAGGGTCATTCGTTCCTGCAGATGCCGCTCAAATTCCAGTTCTCGATCGGATATTTACACGAATAGGGGCATCTGATGATATTTCTGGCGGTGAGTCAACGTTTATGCGAGAAATGTCTGAGATGACGGACATACTGCATAATGCAACTGAATCATCGCTTATTCTCCTTGATGAGGTGGGGCGCGGAACTTCAACAACGGATGGACGTGCGATTGCACGCGCAACGGTAGAGTTCATTCATAATGAAATCGGTGCTCGGACACTATTTACAACACACTATCATGATCTAACAACTGTGACAGGATCGCTTCCATCAGCATTCAATTTACATTTTAAAGTCCATCGTGAGACGCACCCCGACAATGATGCCTCAGTAACATTTCTTCACCGGGTTACGTCAGGAGCAGCCGACTCCTCATACGGTGTTGAAGTTGCCAAACTTGCTGGTGTTCCTACTCCAGTCGTTGAACAGGCACAACGATATATCCATACCGAGGGTGAAAATTACACCGAGATATCTGAGCAGGGCACACATCATCATGATGACCTAACTCATGCTGAGATGGTTTCTGTGGACCACGACAATCAGCAAAATCAAGCCTCGGATGATGACGAGATTGCCAGAAGTCCTAGAGGCGCAGATACAAACACAGACGCAGGTATTAATCAATCCGATGCATCAGCAAACATAGATGTGCTCAAATCGCTACGCGATATTGATATTGCTCGGATGACACCGCTCGAAGCGCTGAATATGCTCGAGAATTTACAGAGACGACTAGATGAGTAA